The proteins below are encoded in one region of Tepidisphaeraceae bacterium:
- a CDS encoding prepilin-type N-terminal cleavage/methylation domain-containing protein, whose product MVTFISNRARPTGSSRRSAFTLVELLVVIGIIALLISILLPSLNAARRSAQSVKCLSNLRQIGIGLQMYMTSNKGKLMPSQYQGGGGSAYNTTWPAILVSQKLITAPLDGTPNSAFICPTGSIDGSSVPFSFTPTSRTQDLGFALFDGITPPVGSEPGQKIAVNYAVNGMDWGGTAWWAPRPYTEWFPFVLYHRTNALKAVSDNMFKVKQSVRIPLVFDGFWTHSLNPNKFTLRHGKTNGSEKDRACNVVFLDGHAAPLYGNELPRTGDNLYDRPTLNTDAAGRWQVTLITKPVP is encoded by the coding sequence ATGGTCACCTTCATCTCCAACCGTGCCCGCCCCACCGGGTCATCCCGCCGATCCGCGTTCACCTTGGTCGAACTGCTGGTCGTCATCGGCATCATCGCGCTACTAATTAGCATTTTGCTGCCGTCCCTGAACGCAGCGCGACGTTCAGCGCAATCCGTCAAGTGTCTGTCGAATCTCCGGCAGATTGGGATTGGGCTGCAGATGTACATGACGAGCAACAAGGGCAAGCTCATGCCATCCCAGTACCAGGGTGGCGGTGGCTCGGCGTATAACACCACTTGGCCGGCGATCCTTGTCAGCCAGAAGTTGATTACGGCCCCACTCGACGGCACGCCGAACAGCGCCTTCATCTGCCCAACTGGCTCCATCGACGGCTCGTCGGTTCCGTTCAGCTTCACTCCCACGTCACGCACGCAAGACCTTGGTTTCGCCCTGTTCGACGGCATCACGCCGCCTGTCGGCTCGGAACCTGGCCAGAAGATCGCGGTCAATTACGCGGTCAACGGCATGGACTGGGGTGGTACTGCATGGTGGGCGCCGCGCCCCTACACCGAATGGTTTCCGTTCGTCCTCTACCACCGAACCAACGCTTTGAAGGCGGTGAGCGACAACATGTTTAAGGTGAAGCAATCGGTCCGTATCCCCCTCGTGTTCGATGGATTCTGGACGCATAGTCTGAACCCAAATAAGTTCACCCTCCGCCATGGCAAGACCAACGGTTCGGAAAAGGACCGTGCTTGCAACGTGGTATTCCTTGACGGCCACGCTGCTCCTCTCTACGGAAACGAACTGCCCCGGACCGGGGACAACCTGTACGACCGCCCCACGCTTAATACCGACGCTGCCGGACGGTGGCAGGTCACGCTGATCACGAAGCCGGTCCCGTAA
- a CDS encoding DNA-binding transcriptional regulator produces MDDASMVLNAKAQMGATPTTTRPRPPRIGVIVDPVYAHGRGILRGIVAYGLGCGWQFQKPTGWFFEALPDMLGWQVDGLIASIHDEGMAAFVQQMGVPTVNISSSYAYGDWPSAVCDNQTIGRLAAMHYVDRGIRSLAYVGLRTSRWSLERLEGFSTVAAEHGIEVLNCPHDVYNLAERGETLETNPIQRWLAGLPKSTGLLAGNDSIGEIVMHDARAAGRHVPEDLAVLGVDNDDMTVLMTTPALSSVDSNATSVGREAARLLERIMAGEPAPTEPVRVPPLGVVARASSDVLALPDVDVSSAVRFIREHAASDITVDDVLAEVPLSRRPLEKRFRKVLGRSILTEIHRVRVERAAQLLVSTDLPMPAVAKASGFATYTRLGIVFRKINGCSPTEYRQRFRPSRLQDLPAGL; encoded by the coding sequence ATGGACGATGCCTCAATGGTCCTCAATGCCAAGGCACAAATGGGTGCCACTCCCACTACTACGCGGCCGCGGCCACCGCGGATCGGGGTAATTGTTGATCCCGTTTACGCCCACGGGCGCGGCATCCTGCGCGGCATCGTGGCGTACGGACTGGGGTGCGGGTGGCAGTTTCAAAAGCCCACGGGCTGGTTCTTCGAGGCGCTGCCCGACATGCTCGGTTGGCAGGTGGACGGGCTGATTGCCTCCATTCACGATGAAGGCATGGCCGCGTTCGTGCAGCAGATGGGCGTGCCGACCGTCAACATCTCCAGTTCCTACGCCTACGGTGACTGGCCGTCGGCCGTCTGCGACAACCAGACGATCGGGCGGTTGGCGGCAATGCACTACGTCGACCGCGGCATCCGCAGCCTGGCGTACGTGGGACTGCGCACCTCGCGCTGGTCGCTGGAGCGGCTCGAGGGGTTCTCGACCGTGGCCGCCGAGCATGGAATCGAAGTTCTGAACTGTCCGCACGACGTCTACAACTTGGCCGAGCGAGGGGAAACCCTGGAGACCAATCCAATCCAGCGCTGGCTCGCGGGGCTGCCGAAGTCCACGGGCTTGCTGGCGGGCAACGACTCGATCGGTGAGATCGTGATGCACGACGCCCGCGCCGCCGGTCGGCACGTACCGGAAGACCTGGCGGTGCTGGGGGTCGACAACGACGACATGACCGTGCTGATGACCACGCCCGCGCTCTCCAGCGTCGATTCCAACGCGACGTCCGTCGGCCGCGAGGCGGCGCGATTGCTGGAGCGCATCATGGCCGGTGAGCCCGCGCCGACCGAGCCGGTGCGCGTGCCACCGCTGGGCGTGGTGGCGCGGGCGTCGTCGGATGTGCTGGCATTGCCGGATGTCGACGTGTCGTCCGCCGTCCGGTTCATACGTGAACACGCGGCGTCGGACATCACGGTCGACGACGTGCTGGCCGAGGTGCCACTGTCGCGCCGGCCGTTGGAAAAGCGATTCCGCAAGGTGCTGGGTCGATCGATTTTGACCGAGATCCATCGCGTGCGCGTCGAGCGCGCGGCGCAATTGCTGGTGTCCACCGACCTACCCATGCCGGCCGTCGCCAAGGCCAGCGGCTTCGCGACCTATACCCGCCTCGGCATCGTCTTCCGCAAGATTAACGGCTGTTCACCCACCGAGTACCGCCAGCGCTTCCGCCCCAGCCGTCTTCAAGATTTGCCCGCAGGCTTGTAG
- a CDS encoding sodium/glutamate symporter yields MNHPAMHAILLAAGLLAIGLLLRMRLRLLKWLYIPAAVVAGILGFALAQVFVNTAFAAQAPGVAAWGQSVLAEWQSWPATLIAVVFAGLLIERPRNAGSLASAARRGLRSGVLAWVIILGQLLIGLGVYALAVRPVNPDIPPTFGQLLEISWAGGHGSAAGMGAIYSAEGFPQGRDLAFFAATVGLIYGVISGLAFVNLAIRRGWVGQQKDQKTHDSGSELAVPQMDPDAAPTATPIPPAVAEPLVVAVIALAAAVAVGLGLKLAFLAIVGLVVNADDPIIRNQPIDYADNVPLFLFTLLGGWIVRRFAELTGTARYVDAVAIQRLVGVAMEFLIIAGLATMRMESISQFGWPLVLMLVLAAAWSAFCLLVLARALLPRAYWFELGLLNYGFSTANTPQGLMLLRIVDPDLRTRAAADYAIAAPLSAPFIGGGIVTFLVMPLLLNRIGLAPVMIVVSCILLALLALGRALARSRDE; encoded by the coding sequence TGGCGGCCGGCCTGCTCGCGATCGGGCTGCTGCTCCGCATGCGGCTGCGACTGCTCAAGTGGCTGTACATCCCCGCGGCGGTCGTGGCCGGGATACTGGGGTTCGCGCTGGCCCAAGTCTTCGTAAACACTGCATTCGCGGCTCAGGCACCCGGCGTGGCGGCATGGGGACAATCGGTGCTGGCTGAATGGCAGTCGTGGCCCGCGACGTTGATCGCGGTCGTCTTCGCCGGCCTGTTGATCGAACGGCCGCGCAACGCTGGTTCGCTGGCGTCGGCGGCACGGCGAGGGCTGCGGTCGGGCGTGTTGGCGTGGGTGATCATCCTGGGGCAACTGCTCATCGGGCTGGGCGTTTACGCGCTGGCGGTACGTCCCGTCAATCCAGACATCCCACCCACGTTCGGCCAGCTGCTCGAGATCAGCTGGGCCGGTGGGCACGGGTCGGCCGCCGGGATGGGCGCGATCTACTCGGCCGAGGGCTTTCCCCAGGGCCGAGATCTCGCGTTCTTCGCTGCAACGGTGGGACTGATCTACGGCGTCATCAGCGGGCTGGCATTCGTCAACCTCGCTATCCGCCGTGGATGGGTGGGGCAACAAAAGGATCAAAAGACCCATGATTCAGGCAGTGAATTAGCGGTTCCACAAATGGATCCGGATGCCGCGCCGACGGCCACGCCGATTCCCCCCGCCGTCGCGGAACCGCTCGTGGTGGCGGTGATCGCGCTGGCGGCTGCGGTGGCGGTCGGGCTGGGGCTGAAGCTGGCGTTCCTGGCGATCGTGGGGCTCGTGGTAAACGCCGACGATCCGATCATACGCAATCAGCCGATCGACTATGCCGACAACGTACCGCTGTTCCTGTTCACGCTACTGGGCGGGTGGATCGTCCGCCGGTTCGCCGAGTTGACGGGCACGGCACGGTATGTGGACGCGGTGGCAATCCAGCGGTTGGTTGGCGTGGCGATGGAATTCCTGATCATCGCGGGACTGGCGACGATGCGGATGGAGTCGATCAGCCAGTTCGGTTGGCCGCTCGTGTTAATGCTCGTGCTGGCCGCGGCCTGGTCGGCGTTCTGCCTGCTCGTGCTGGCCCGGGCGCTGTTGCCGCGTGCGTACTGGTTCGAGTTGGGGCTGCTGAACTACGGCTTCAGCACCGCCAACACACCGCAGGGGCTGATGCTGTTGCGAATCGTCGATCCAGACCTGCGCACCCGCGCCGCCGCCGACTACGCCATCGCCGCCCCGCTGTCGGCACCGTTCATCGGCGGCGGCATCGTGACGTTCCTCGTCATGCCATTGTTGCTCAACCGGATTGGCTTGGCGCCCGTGATGATCGTGGTCAGCTGCATCCTGCTGGCCCTTCTGGCCCTCGGCCGTGCACTAGCGCGGTCGCGGGACGAGTAA